A single Fusobacterium hominis DNA region contains:
- a CDS encoding OAM dimerization domain-containing protein, whose product MSGGLYSTEKKEFDKTLDLNQLKPYGDTMNDGKVQMSFTLPVPNNDRGVEAAIQLAKKMGFREPAVAFSEALDKNFSFYVVYGSTTHSVNYNDIHVQALEIDTMDMPTCEAYIEENIGRDVVIVGASTGTDAHTVGIDAIMNMKGYAGHYGLERYKGIRAYNLGSQVPNEEFIQKAIELKADALLVSQTVTQKDVHIKNLTNLVELLEAEGLRDKVILIAGGARITNELAKELGYDAGFGPGKYADDVATYILKEIVERKNEKK is encoded by the coding sequence ATGTCTGGAGGATTATATTCAACTGAAAAAAAAGAATTTGATAAGACACTTGATCTTAATCAATTAAAACCTTATGGAGATACTATGAATGACGGGAAGGTACAAATGAGCTTTACTCTTCCAGTTCCTAATAATGATAGAGGGGTAGAAGCTGCTATCCAACTTGCTAAAAAAATGGGATTTAGAGAACCTGCTGTTGCATTCTCTGAAGCTTTGGATAAAAACTTCTCATTCTACGTAGTATACGGTAGTACAACTCACAGTGTAAATTATAATGATATTCATGTTCAAGCTTTAGAAATTGATACAATGGATATGCCTACATGTGAAGCTTACATAGAAGAAAATATAGGAAGAGACGTAGTAATCGTTGGAGCAAGTACTGGTACAGACGCACACACTGTTGGTATTGACGCTATAATGAATATGAAAGGTTATGCTGGACACTACGGTCTTGAAAGATATAAAGGAATTAGAGCTTATAACTTAGGAAGCCAAGTTCCAAATGAAGAATTTATACAAAAAGCTATCGAATTAAAAGCTGATGCATTACTTGTATCTCAAACTGTTACTCAAAAAGATGTTCATATTAAAAACTTAACAAACTTAGTAGAACTTCTTGAAGCTGAAGGTTTAAGAGATAAAGTTATATTAATTGCTGGTGGAGCAAGAATAACTAATGAACTTGCAAAAGAATTAGGATATGATGCAGGATTTGGACCAGGAAAATATGCTGATGATGTAGCTACTTATATTTTAAAAGAAATTGTAGAAAGAAAAAATGAAAAAAAATAG
- a CDS encoding chemotaxis protein yields MELYIDNKKVKLKQKRYKTFGKAINDIIVHLKKDNKIPYKFYVNGESLKDNSIINVDKLELIEVITKSEGEVLLDSVLKAKKQIELFFDLFDEEVIENGEPLVINEIELLERGIFLRWFYNLLLLIKASGDMDFVYEDFDDYIKDFEKELKLAEEAYDSKDYETFVEILHFSIGDLLDEFYDNIDNYFQDIAAEENRKRLPN; encoded by the coding sequence ATGGAATTATATATAGATAACAAAAAAGTTAAGCTAAAGCAAAAGAGATATAAAACTTTTGGCAAGGCAATAAATGATATTATAGTTCATTTAAAAAAAGATAATAAAATACCGTATAAATTTTATGTAAACGGTGAATCTTTGAAAGATAACTCTATAATAAATGTCGACAAATTAGAACTTATAGAAGTTATTACAAAGTCTGAAGGAGAGGTACTTTTAGATTCTGTATTAAAAGCTAAAAAACAAATAGAATTATTTTTTGACCTTTTTGATGAAGAAGTAATCGAAAATGGAGAGCCATTAGTAATAAATGAAATAGAACTTTTAGAAAGAGGAATTTTTTTAAGATGGTTTTATAATTTACTTCTGCTTATAAAAGCAAGTGGAGATATGGATTTCGTATATGAAGATTTCGATGATTATATCAAAGATTTTGAAAAGGAATTAAAACTTGCTGAGGAAGCTTATGATTCAAAAGATTATGAAACATTTGTTGAGATTTTACATTTTTCAATAGGAGATCTTTTAGATGAGTTTTATGATAATATAGATAATTATTTTCAAGATATAGCTGCTGAAGAAAATCGTAAAAGATTACCCAATTAA
- a CDS encoding ComF family protein, which translates to MKSLVHSFKDLLFSRKCPICNKETNGTYYICDNCYSSLRKKGTIKNIKNYYYLYFYDKDIKRVIADYKLNNRKNLALELKTLIDKKLKLLIEELDIDKIIPVPVSKKRLLERGFNQVEEILDRCHIKYDKIYRIRDTEHMYKYQEYEKRKHNIAGVFDVSGLDLNGKNIMIVDDIVTTGSTTKEICKEINKKYRPKEIYIFSIAMSKGFKG; encoded by the coding sequence ATGAAAAGCCTTGTCCACAGTTTTAAAGATTTATTATTCTCACGTAAATGTCCAATTTGTAATAAAGAAACAAATGGAACTTATTATATATGTGATAATTGTTATAGTAGTTTAAGAAAAAAAGGAACAATTAAAAATATAAAAAACTATTACTATCTTTATTTTTATGACAAAGATATAAAAAGAGTAATAGCTGATTATAAACTAAATAATAGAAAAAATTTAGCTTTAGAATTAAAAACTCTAATAGATAAAAAATTAAAATTATTGATAGAAGAATTGGATATTGATAAAATTATACCTGTGCCTGTCAGTAAAAAAAGATTGCTAGAAAGAGGATTTAATCAAGTTGAAGAAATTTTAGATAGATGTCATATAAAATATGATAAAATATATAGAATAAGAGATACTGAACATATGTATAAGTATCAAGAGTATGAAAAAAGAAAACATAACATAGCTGGAGTATTTGATGTAAGTGGTCTTGATTTAAATGGTAAAAATATTATGATAGTAGATGATATTGTTACTACAGGAAGTACTACAAAGGAGATTTGTAAGGAAATAAATAAAAAATATAGGCCAAAAGAAATTTATATTTTTTCAATAGCTATGTCAAAAGGATTTAAAGGATAG
- the gpmI gene encoding 2,3-bisphosphoglycerate-independent phosphoglycerate mutase, whose product MKKPLMLMILDGWGINTHPEQKNAIATANPATFNRLLKEYPHSKLEASGEAVGLPEGQMGNSEVGHLNIGSGRIVYQPLAEISKDIREGKIYENPVLKEAFETAVKGNKRVHFGGLLSDGGVHSHISHLFGLLEMAKKYGVQAYVHAFMDGRDTPPKSGEGFIKELEAKMKEIGEGKIATISGRYYAMDRDKNWDRVKLAYNAIVLGEGKQAKTADEAIENSYAENITDEFVIPTVIDKEGLVRPGDVFINFNFRPDRAREITRALNDKDFTGFERKYPDVRYYCMRQYDATIDAPVIYVDKEIKNTLGEVLSKTGLKQLRTAETEKYAHVTFFFNGGVEVPFPGEDRKLVASPKVATYDLQPEMSACGVTEGIMEALNEDKYDVIIVNYANPDMVGHTGVFEAAVAAVKKVDKCIEKVSNKILEMGGTLLITADHGNVELMEDPVTHAPFTAHTTNEVPFILVSDKYKNAKLDDGKLSDIAPTMLDILGIEKPAEMNGKSLIEK is encoded by the coding sequence ATGAAAAAACCATTAATGCTAATGATTTTAGATGGTTGGGGGATAAATACACATCCTGAACAAAAAAATGCGATAGCAACTGCTAATCCAGCAACATTTAATAGATTATTAAAGGAATATCCACATTCAAAATTAGAAGCTTCAGGAGAAGCAGTTGGACTACCAGAAGGACAAATGGGAAACTCTGAAGTAGGACATTTAAATATTGGATCTGGAAGAATAGTATATCAACCTCTAGCAGAAATTTCAAAAGATATAAGAGAAGGAAAAATTTATGAAAATCCTGTTTTAAAAGAAGCTTTTGAAACTGCAGTAAAGGGAAATAAAAGAGTTCATTTTGGTGGTCTTTTATCAGATGGAGGAGTTCATTCTCATATTTCTCATCTTTTTGGACTTCTTGAGATGGCTAAAAAATATGGTGTTCAAGCATATGTTCATGCTTTTATGGATGGAAGAGATACACCTCCTAAATCAGGAGAAGGATTTATAAAAGAACTTGAAGCAAAAATGAAAGAAATTGGAGAAGGAAAAATTGCTACAATTTCTGGAAGATATTATGCTATGGACAGAGATAAAAACTGGGATAGAGTTAAACTTGCATATAATGCAATAGTTTTAGGAGAAGGAAAACAAGCTAAAACAGCAGATGAAGCAATTGAAAACTCATATGCAGAAAATATTACAGATGAATTTGTAATTCCAACTGTAATTGATAAAGAGGGACTTGTAAGACCTGGAGATGTATTTATAAACTTTAACTTTAGACCAGATAGAGCTAGAGAAATTACAAGAGCTTTAAATGATAAAGATTTTACTGGTTTTGAAAGAAAATATCCAGATGTAAGATATTATTGTATGCGTCAATATGATGCAACAATAGATGCACCTGTTATTTATGTTGATAAAGAAATAAAAAATACTTTAGGTGAAGTTTTATCTAAAACAGGATTAAAGCAATTAAGAACAGCAGAAACAGAAAAATATGCACATGTAACTTTCTTCTTTAACGGTGGAGTAGAAGTTCCATTTCCTGGTGAAGATAGAAAACTAGTTGCTTCTCCAAAAGTAGCTACATATGACTTACAACCTGAAATGTCAGCTTGTGGAGTTACTGAAGGTATCATGGAAGCATTAAATGAAGATAAGTATGATGTAATCATTGTAAACTATGCAAATCCTGATATGGTAGGACATACTGGAGTATTTGAAGCAGCAGTAGCAGCTGTAAAGAAAGTAGATAAATGTATAGAAAAAGTTTCTAATAAGATATTAGAAATGGGTGGAACACTTCTAATAACAGCAGATCATGGAAATGTTGAATTAATGGAAGATCCAGTAACTCATGCACCATTTACAGCTCATACAACAAATGAAGTTCCATTTATTCTTGTATCAGATAAGTATAAAAATGCTAAGCTTGATGATGGAAAATTATCAGATATAGCACCTACTATGCTTGATATTTTAGGAATTGAAAAACCAGCTGAAATGAATGGTAAATCATTAATAGAAAAATAA
- a CDS encoding ribonuclease HII → MINELYQFDIEKGTHIIGVDEAGRGPLAGPVVAAAASLKEYSDVLQEINDSKKLTEKKREKLFDIIQEKFHIGVGIASVEEIDSMNILNATFLAMRRAIENLSENCSVDTLILVDGNFKIREFNGNQEPVIKGDAKSLSIAAASIIAKVTRDRIMIKESEKYPQYQFEKHKGYGTKAHREAILKHGALDIHRKSFLTKILAKSEK, encoded by the coding sequence ATGATAAATGAACTTTATCAGTTTGATATAGAAAAAGGTACACATATAATAGGAGTAGATGAAGCTGGAAGAGGACCACTTGCTGGACCAGTAGTTGCTGCAGCAGCAAGTTTGAAGGAATACAGTGATGTATTACAAGAGATAAATGATTCAAAAAAACTAACAGAGAAAAAAAGAGAAAAATTATTTGATATTATACAAGAAAAATTTCATATAGGAGTTGGAATAGCTTCTGTAGAAGAAATAGATAGTATGAATATTTTAAATGCAACATTTCTTGCAATGAGAAGAGCAATAGAAAATTTAAGTGAAAATTGTTCGGTAGATACTTTAATTTTAGTAGATGGTAATTTTAAAATAAGAGAATTTAATGGAAATCAAGAACCAGTTATAAAAGGAGATGCAAAAAGTCTTTCTATAGCAGCAGCTTCAATTATAGCAAAAGTAACAAGAGATAGAATTATGATTAAAGAAAGTGAAAAGTATCCTCAATATCAATTTGAAAAACATAAAGGATATGGGACAAAAGCTCATAGAGAAGCAATACTTAAGCATGGAGCATTAGATATACACAGAAAGAGTTTTTTAACCAAGATATTAGCAAAAAGTGAAAAATAA
- a CDS encoding RluA family pseudouridine synthase codes for MEDKKEIIIVKSNLDDKGKRLDSFISEMLDDVTRSFIQKLISAGLVEVCQKIITKNGFKLKGNEDIKITIPDEEEGNPVAEDIPLDIIYEDSDIAVINKGPDMVVHPAHGNSSGTLVNALLYKMESLSDINGNIRPGIVHRLDKDTSGIIIVAKNNEAHIKLAEMFKEKTLEKTYICIAKGIFKEKQGRIENLIGRDTKERKRMAVVEENGKKAISNYEVIDESKNHSLVKVDIETGRTHQIRVHMKYLNHPIIGDTTYGNSTDGVSRQILHAYRLKFNHPITQKEMIVIAPIPDDFKQAAKKVGLDIEKVEVSK; via the coding sequence ATGGAAGATAAAAAAGAGATAATTATTGTGAAAAGTAATTTAGATGATAAAGGAAAAAGACTAGATAGTTTTATAAGTGAGATGTTAGATGATGTTACTCGTTCATTTATTCAAAAGCTTATATCTGCTGGATTAGTTGAAGTTTGTCAAAAAATTATTACTAAAAATGGATTTAAGCTAAAAGGAAATGAAGATATAAAGATAACTATTCCAGATGAAGAAGAAGGAAATCCAGTTGCAGAAGATATCCCTTTAGATATAATATATGAAGATAGTGATATTGCAGTTATAAATAAAGGGCCAGATATGGTTGTACATCCAGCTCATGGAAATAGTTCTGGAACATTAGTTAATGCACTTTTATATAAAATGGAGAGTTTATCAGATATAAATGGCAATATAAGACCTGGAATTGTTCATAGATTAGATAAGGATACAAGTGGTATTATTATAGTAGCTAAAAACAATGAAGCTCATATAAAGTTAGCTGAGATGTTTAAAGAAAAAACATTAGAAAAAACTTATATTTGTATTGCTAAAGGAATATTTAAAGAAAAACAAGGAAGAATAGAAAATTTGATAGGAAGAGATACTAAAGAAAGAAAACGAATGGCTGTTGTAGAAGAAAATGGAAAAAAAGCCATATCAAATTATGAAGTTATCGATGAAAGTAAAAATCATTCGTTAGTTAAGGTTGATATAGAAACAGGAAGAACTCATCAAATAAGAGTTCATATGAAATATTTAAATCATCCTATTATAGGAGATACAACTTATGGAAATTCAACAGATGGTGTAAGTCGTCAGATATTACATGCCTATAGATTGAAGTTTAACCATCCTATAACTCAAAAAGAGATGATAGTAATAGCGCCAATTCCAGATGATTTTAAACAAGCAGCAAAAAAAGTAGGATTAGATATTGAGAAAGTAGAGGTAAGTAAATGA
- a CDS encoding DEAD/DEAH box helicase, producing the protein MSLKNTEEIVDGIYFMLKMDEKGAYIVPANSDGIVLESFDIEDDATDSTSKILKYIKGIKEDSFFIDWEKDYPEAYITEHCELIDYLIDNPRFVNEKMEPFSWCKRNNTLALIIKEQEEGSNILTTQLLLNDSISEFTIINEDLILANNTFYIIDMVSNTFHTLRELVCTMDTNGLENFLTLTLKYFKDIEIEYKDYKIVQGEKHTPRPQLVIEKISYDNSLYLQVTLMVSGMSYEFLRDNGIEHAVIVNNMEKKISICEIDISRINEAMEEVIKLLAKNQKKIKMRAGFYIDDSNLIIMQEKLAKEFIMTDLLQLASKYRVVGTDKLRKYNIRTVKPKVIGNFSHSIDFLEGEIELDLEGEKFSIMDVLSTYRKDSYIMLSDGTSALINKKYIEKLERIFKDSEKEKVKLSFFDLPLVEELIEDKIFSEEMNKSRAFFKGINNIKDYDIEIPKVKATLREYQEYGYKWLSYLMDNNLGGCLADDMGLGKTLQAIALLTRLHSKKKKKSLVVMPKSLIYNWDGEIKKFSPGLKVGIYYGNFRNKDIIKKNEVILTTYGTVRNDIELIKDYYFDCVILDESQNIKNVNAQTTKAIMLLNCTHRIALSGTPIENNLSELYSLFRFLNPSMFGTLDEFNTFYAVPIQRENDQEAIEELRKKVYPFILRRIKKDVLKDLPEKIEKTMYIEMNPEQKKLYEERRMYYYNMVHSQIKENGIGKTQFFILQALNELRQITSCPESKNHGVTSSKREVLINNIVEAVENGHKVLVFTNYINSINNICEDLEKNGIKYLSMSGSTKDRQLLVDKFQKDSKYKVFVMTLKTGGVGLNLTAADTIFIYDPWWNKTVENQAIDRAYRLGQDRTVFSYKLILKDTIEEKILQLQESKIKLLDNLISEDNATLKTLTEKDIEFILGE; encoded by the coding sequence ATGAGCTTGAAAAACACAGAAGAAATAGTTGATGGTATCTATTTTATGTTGAAAATGGATGAGAAAGGAGCCTATATTGTTCCTGCTAATTCAGATGGAATTGTTCTTGAAAGTTTTGATATAGAGGATGATGCAACAGATTCAACAAGTAAGATACTTAAATATATTAAAGGAATAAAAGAAGATAGTTTTTTTATAGACTGGGAAAAGGATTATCCAGAGGCTTATATAACTGAGCATTGCGAGCTTATTGATTATCTGATAGATAATCCAAGATTTGTAAATGAAAAGATGGAACCTTTTAGTTGGTGCAAAAGAAACAATACTTTAGCATTGATTATAAAAGAGCAAGAAGAGGGAAGTAATATACTTACAACTCAACTTCTATTAAATGACTCTATAAGTGAGTTTACTATTATAAATGAAGATTTGATACTAGCGAATAATACATTTTATATAATAGATATGGTAAGCAATACCTTTCATACCTTAAGAGAATTAGTTTGTACTATGGATACAAATGGACTTGAAAATTTTCTTACATTGACATTGAAATATTTTAAGGATATTGAAATAGAGTACAAAGATTACAAAATAGTTCAAGGAGAAAAACATACTCCAAGACCTCAATTAGTAATAGAAAAAATATCTTATGATAATAGCCTTTATTTACAAGTTACACTTATGGTGTCTGGAATGAGCTATGAGTTTTTAAGAGATAACGGAATAGAACATGCTGTAATTGTAAATAATATGGAAAAAAAGATTTCTATTTGTGAAATTGATATAAGTAGAATAAATGAGGCAATGGAAGAAGTTATAAAACTTCTTGCAAAAAATCAGAAAAAAATAAAAATGAGAGCTGGTTTTTATATAGATGATTCAAATCTTATAATTATGCAAGAGAAATTAGCTAAAGAATTTATAATGACTGATTTACTTCAATTAGCATCAAAATATAGAGTAGTTGGGACGGATAAACTTAGAAAATATAATATAAGAACAGTAAAACCTAAGGTTATAGGTAACTTTAGTCACTCAATAGATTTCTTAGAAGGGGAAATAGAACTTGACTTAGAAGGAGAAAAATTTTCTATTATGGATGTTTTATCAACATATAGAAAAGATTCTTATATTATGCTAAGTGATGGAACTAGTGCTCTTATTAATAAAAAATATATAGAGAAATTAGAAAGAATATTTAAAGATAGCGAAAAGGAAAAAGTAAAACTTTCTTTCTTTGATTTACCTTTAGTTGAAGAGTTAATTGAAGATAAGATATTTTCAGAAGAAATGAATAAAAGTAGAGCTTTCTTTAAAGGGATTAATAATATAAAAGATTATGATATTGAGATACCTAAAGTTAAGGCAACTTTAAGAGAATATCAAGAATATGGTTATAAATGGTTATCTTATCTTATGGATAACAACTTAGGTGGTTGTTTAGCTGATGACATGGGACTTGGAAAAACTCTTCAAGCAATAGCATTGTTAACAAGACTACACAGTAAAAAGAAGAAAAAAAGTTTAGTTGTTATGCCAAAATCGTTAATATATAACTGGGACGGAGAGATAAAAAAATTCAGTCCAGGGTTGAAAGTTGGAATATATTATGGAAATTTTAGAAATAAAGATATTATTAAGAAAAATGAAGTAATACTAACAACTTATGGAACAGTTAGAAATGATATTGAACTGATAAAAGATTATTATTTTGATTGTGTTATATTAGATGAATCACAAAATATAAAAAATGTAAATGCACAGACAACTAAAGCTATAATGTTATTAAATTGTACTCATAGAATAGCACTTAGTGGAACGCCTATTGAAAATAATTTAAGTGAATTATATTCTTTATTTAGATTTTTAAATCCTTCTATGTTTGGAACATTAGATGAATTTAATACTTTCTATGCTGTGCCTATTCAAAGAGAAAATGATCAAGAGGCAATAGAAGAATTAAGAAAGAAAGTATATCCATTTATTTTGAGAAGAATAAAAAAAGATGTATTAAAAGATTTACCTGAAAAGATAGAAAAAACTATGTATATAGAGATGAACCCAGAGCAGAAAAAACTTTATGAAGAAAGAAGAATGTATTATTATAATATGGTTCATTCTCAAATTAAGGAAAATGGAATAGGAAAAACTCAATTTTTCATCTTACAGGCACTAAATGAATTAAGACAAATAACAAGTTGTCCAGAGTCGAAAAATCATGGTGTTACTTCAAGTAAAAGAGAAGTTTTAATTAATAATATAGTTGAAGCTGTTGAAAATGGACATAAAGTTTTAGTTTTCACAAACTATATAAATTCAATCAATAATATATGTGAAGACTTAGAAAAAAATGGAATAAAGTACCTATCAATGAGTGGTAGTACAAAAGATAGACAACTTTTAGTAGATAAGTTTCAAAAAGATAGCAAATATAAAGTATTTGTTATGACACTTAAAACTGGAGGAGTAGGACTAAATTTAACAGCTGCAGATACAATATTTATATATGATCCTTGGTGGAATAAAACTGTTGAAAATCAAGCTATAGATAGAGCTTATAGACTTGGTCAAGATAGAACGGTATTTTCATATAAACTTATATTAAAAGATACAATAGAAGAGAAAATACTTCAACTACAAGAATCAAAAATAAAACTCTTAGATAATCTAATATCCGAAGATAATGCAACACTTAAAACTCTTACTGAAAAGGATATTGAATTTATTCTAGGAGAATAA
- a CDS encoding YraN family protein produces MKNNRAIGNIYEKKAQSYIEKRGYNIIDTNYYGKHGELDIIAKKDTILVIIEVKYRKSLKYGSGLEAIDKKKMRRIYKTTKEYIYKKRIENVDIRFDCIYFLDEKIFWIKNIAWGDEVGF; encoded by the coding sequence GTGAAAAATAATAGAGCTATTGGAAATATATATGAGAAAAAAGCTCAATCGTATATAGAAAAACGAGGGTATAATATAATAGATACCAACTATTATGGAAAGCATGGAGAATTAGATATTATTGCTAAAAAAGATACTATCTTAGTAATAATCGAAGTAAAATATAGAAAGAGTTTAAAATATGGTTCTGGTCTAGAAGCAATTGATAAGAAAAAAATGAGACGAATATATAAGACAACAAAGGAATACATTTATAAAAAAAGAATAGAAAATGTAGATATTAGATTTGATTGTATATATTTTTTAGATGAAAAAATTTTTTGGATTAAAAACATTGCGTGGGGTGATGAAGTTGGATTTTAA
- the kamD gene encoding lysine 5,6-aminomutase subunit alpha: protein MESKLNLNWNLVEEARTSAKKIAADAQVFIDGHSTVTVERTICRLLGIDGVDEFQVPLPNVVVDYINENGNISLGVAKYLGNAMIETGLQPQDIAEKIAKKELDIIKMKWHDDFDIREALQPIVDKNIARIKANREKRENYLREYGDKKGPYIYVIVATGNIYEDVTQAVAAARQGADVIAVIRTTGQSLLDYVPFGATTEGFGGTVATQENFRIMRKALDEVGEELKRYIRLCNYCSGLCMPEIAAMGALERLDMMLNDALYGILFRDINMKRTLIDQFFSRVINGFAGVIINTGEDNYLTTADAVEEAHTVLASQFINEQFALVAGLPEEQMGLGHAFEMDPNTKNGFLYELAQAQMAREIFPKAPLKYMPPTKFMTGNIFKGHIQDALFNMVTIMTGQKICLLGMLTEAIHTPFMSDRALSIENAKYIFNNMESLGSDIEYKKDGIMVNRAKEVLEKAAELLKTIEGIGIFKTLQDGVFAGIRRPVDGGKGLAGVFEKDSTYFNPFIDSMLGGNK, encoded by the coding sequence ATGGAGAGCAAATTAAATCTAAACTGGAATTTAGTAGAAGAGGCTCGTACTTCTGCAAAAAAAATAGCTGCTGATGCACAAGTATTTATAGATGGTCACAGTACTGTTACAGTAGAAAGAACTATCTGTAGACTTTTAGGAATAGATGGGGTAGATGAATTTCAAGTACCTTTACCTAACGTTGTAGTTGATTATATAAACGAAAATGGAAACATCTCTCTAGGAGTTGCTAAATACTTAGGAAATGCAATGATTGAAACTGGATTACAACCTCAAGATATTGCAGAAAAAATAGCTAAAAAAGAATTAGATATTATCAAAATGAAATGGCACGATGATTTTGATATCAGAGAAGCCCTTCAACCTATTGTTGATAAAAACATTGCTAGAATAAAAGCAAATAGAGAAAAAAGAGAAAATTATCTAAGAGAATATGGAGATAAAAAAGGTCCTTATATATATGTTATAGTTGCTACAGGAAACATATATGAAGACGTTACTCAAGCAGTAGCTGCAGCTAGACAAGGTGCTGACGTAATAGCTGTTATTAGAACTACTGGTCAATCACTTCTTGACTATGTTCCATTTGGTGCAACTACTGAGGGATTTGGAGGAACAGTTGCAACTCAAGAAAACTTCAGAATAATGAGAAAAGCTCTAGATGAAGTTGGAGAAGAATTAAAAAGATACATAAGACTTTGCAACTATTGTTCTGGACTTTGTATGCCTGAAATAGCTGCTATGGGAGCACTAGAAAGACTTGATATGATGCTTAATGACGCTCTTTATGGTATCCTATTTAGAGATATTAATATGAAGAGAACTTTAATTGACCAATTCTTCTCAAGAGTTATTAATGGATTTGCAGGAGTTATTATAAATACAGGAGAAGATAACTATCTTACAACTGCAGATGCAGTAGAAGAAGCTCATACTGTACTTGCTTCTCAATTTATAAACGAACAATTTGCTCTTGTTGCTGGACTTCCAGAAGAACAAATGGGACTTGGTCATGCATTTGAAATGGATCCTAACACTAAAAATGGATTTTTATATGAACTTGCTCAAGCTCAAATGGCAAGAGAAATATTCCCTAAAGCTCCATTAAAATATATGCCACCTACAAAATTTATGACTGGTAATATCTTTAAAGGGCATATTCAAGACGCATTATTCAATATGGTAACTATCATGACAGGACAAAAGATCTGTCTTCTAGGAATGCTTACAGAAGCTATCCATACTCCATTTATGTCAGATAGAGCACTTTCTATTGAAAATGCTAAATATATATTCAATAATATGGAATCACTAGGATCTGACATCGAATATAAAAAAGATGGAATCATGGTAAACAGAGCTAAAGAAGTACTTGAAAAAGCAGCTGAATTATTAAAAACTATTGAAGGTATCGGAATATTCAAAACTTTACAAGATGGTGTCTTTGCAGGTATAAGAAGACCTGTAGATGGTGGTAAAGGATTAGCTGGTGTATTTGAAAAAGATAGTACTTATTTTAACCCATTTATAGATTCAATGCTTGGAGGTAATAAATAA
- the tpiA gene encoding triose-phosphate isomerase, producing the protein MRTNVIAGNWKMNKTNAEAVEMLTELKGLVKGIEDVKIIIGAPFTALSDAVRTVEGSNIAIAAENVYPKASGAYTGEVSPTMLKAIGVKYVILGHSERREYFHESNEFINEKVKAVLENEMTPILCIGEKLEDRENGKTAIVTETQIREGLAGITPEQAKNIIVAYEPVWAIGTGKTATPEMAQETHKQIREVLKDMFGTVAEEMIIQYGGSMKPGNAKELLAQPDIDGGLIGGASLEADSFAQIISAARK; encoded by the coding sequence ATGAGAACTAATGTAATAGCAGGAAACTGGAAAATGAATAAAACAAATGCTGAAGCAGTAGAAATGCTTACTGAATTAAAAGGTTTAGTAAAAGGTATAGAAGATGTAAAAATCATAATAGGAGCACCTTTCACAGCATTATCAGATGCTGTAAGAACTGTAGAAGGAAGTAATATAGCAATAGCTGCTGAAAATGTTTATCCAAAAGCATCAGGAGCATATACAGGAGAAGTTTCTCCTACTATGTTAAAAGCTATAGGGGTAAAATATGTAATTTTGGGACATTCAGAAAGAAGAGAATATTTTCATGAAAGTAATGAATTTATAAATGAAAAAGTTAAAGCTGTATTAGAAAATGAAATGACTCCTATTTTATGTATTGGAGAAAAGTTAGAAGATAGAGAAAATGGGAAAACTGCAATAGTAACTGAAACTCAAATAAGAGAAGGACTAGCAGGAATAACTCCAGAACAAGCAAAAAATATAATAGTAGCATATGAGCCAGTATGGGCTATAGGAACAGGAAAAACAGCTACTCCTGAAATGGCACAAGAAACTCATAAACAAATAAGAGAAGTTTTAAAAGATATGTTTGGAACAGTGGCAGAAGAAATGATAATCCAATATGGAGGATCAATGAAACCAGGAAATGCAAAAGAATTACTTGCACAACCTGATATTGATGGAGGATTAATTGGAGGAGCATCATTAGAAGCTGATTCTTTTGCTCAAATAATTTCAGCTGCGAGAAAATAG